From Eptesicus fuscus isolate TK198812 chromosome 14, DD_ASM_mEF_20220401, whole genome shotgun sequence, one genomic window encodes:
- the TMEM209 gene encoding transmembrane protein 209, protein MMQGESNPSASLIDRTIKMRKETEARKVVLAWGLLNVSMAGMIYTEMTGKLISSYYNVTYWPLWYIELALASLFSLNALFDFWRYFKYTVAPTSLVVSPGQQTLLGLKTAVVQTTPPHDLAATQIPPSPPSSIQGQSVLSYSPSRSPSTSPKFTTSCITGYSPQLQGLSSGGSGSYSPGVTYSPVSGYNKLASYSPSPSSYPTTVGPVESSGLRSRYRSSPTVYNSPTDKHDYMTDLRTLDTFLRSEEEKQHRVKLGSPDSTSPSTSPTFWNYNRSMGDYVQTLKKFQYQLACRSQAPCANKDEADLSSKQAAEEVWARVSMNRQLLDHMDSWTAKFRNWINETILVSLVQEIESVSTQMRRMGCPELQIGEANITSLKQAALVKAPLIPTLNTIVQYLDLTPNQEYLFERIKELSQGGCMSSFRWNRGGDFKGRKWDTDLPTDSAIIMHVFCTYLDSRLPPHPKYPDGKTFTSQHFVQTPNKPDVTNENVFCIYQSAINPPHYELIYQRHVYNLPKGRNNMFHTLLMFLYIIKTKESGMLGRVNLGLSGVNILWIFGE, encoded by the exons aTGCAAGGGGAGTCTAACCCTAGTGCTTCCCTTATTGACAGAACCATCAAGatgagaaaagaaacagaagctAGGAAGGTGGTTTTAGCCTGGGGACTCCTCAATGTGTCCATGGCTGGAATGATATATACTGAAAT GACTGGAAAATTGATTAGTTCATATTATAATGTGACATACTGGCCTCTCTGGTATATTG AGCTTGCCCTTGCATCTCTCTTCAGCCTAAATGCTTTATTTGATTTTTGGAGATATTTCAAATATACTGTGGCACCAACAAGTCTGGTTGTTAGCCCTGGACAGCAAACACTTTTAGGGTTAAAAACAGCTG TGGTACAGACTACTCCTCCACATGACCTGGCAGCAACCCAAATTCCTCCCTCTCCACCTTCTTCAATTCAGGGTCAGAGTGTGTTGAGTTATAGCCCATCTCGTTCACCCAGTACCAGCCCCAAGTTCACCACCAGCTGTATAACTGGATACAGCCCTCAGCTACAAGGTCTGTCATCAGGTGGCAGTGGTTCTTACAGCCCAGGAGTGACCTACTCACCTGTCAGTGGTTATAATAAG tTGGCAAGTTATAGTCCCTCTCCTTCTTCGTACCCTACCACTGTTGGGCCAGTGGAGAGCAGTGGATTGCGATCTCGCTACCGTTCTTCACCCACTGTCTATAACTCCCCTACTGACAAACACGACTACATGACAGACCTACGAACTTTGGATACTTTTCTTAGAAGCGAAGAAGAGAAACAGCATAGAGTTAAGCTGG GGAGCCCAGATTCTACCTCGCCTTCCACCAGTCCTACTTTCTGGAACTACAATCGTTCTATGGGAGATTATGTACAAACTCTAAAGAAGTTTCAATATCAGCTTGCCTGTAGGTCCCAGGCTCCATGCGCTAACAAAGATGAAGCCGATCTCAGTTCTAAACAAGCTGCAGAGGag GTTTGGGCAAGAGTGAGTATGAATAGACAACTTCTTGACCATATGGATTCATGGACAGCTAAGTTCAGAAAT TGGATCAATGAGACAATATTAGTGTCACTTGTACAAGAGATTGAGTCTGTCAGCACACAGATGAGACGCATGGGTTGTCCAGAGCTGCAAATAGGAG aggCTAATATTACCAGCTTGAAACAAGCTGCTCTGGTCAAAGCTCCTCTCATTCCAACTCTGAATACAATTGTGCAGTATCTAGACCTTACTCCAAATCAGGAATACTTGTTTGAAAGGATCAAAG AACTTTCTCAGGGAGGCTGTATGAGCTCGTTTCGATGGAATAGAGGTGGAGACTTCAAAGGACGCAAGTGGGATACAGACCTGCCCACTGATTCTGCT atCATTATGCATGTGTTTTGCACCTACCTTGATTCCAGATTACCTCCACATCCTAAATACCCTGACGGAAAAACATTTACTTCTCAGCACTTTGTTCAGACACCAAATAAACCAG ATGTGACAAATGAGAATGTCTTTTGCATTTATCAGAGTGCTATCAACCCTCCCCATTATGAGCTAATCTACCAGCGTCATGTCTACAATCTTCCAAAG GGCCGAAATAATATGTTTCATACATTATTAATGTTCCTTTACATCATAAAGACCAAAGAGTCGGGAATGCTTGG gaGAGTTAATCTTGGTCTGTCTGGTGTGAATATTTTGTGGATTTTTGGCGAGTAG